A single Notoacmeibacter ruber DNA region contains:
- the lnt gene encoding apolipoprotein N-acyltransferase gives MLEDWAGRIVLLSGWRRNGLSLLAGALGSFAQAPYDFPFVCFVSFPILVLLLDGIADGGGAFRARIIPAFCAGFWFGFGWFAATLWWIGAAFFVEAELHAWMVPIGVIILPAILACFYGVATALARFVWADDLGRLFALAAAFGALEWLRTFLFTGFPWAPVAAAAMPVPLLMQPLPFIGMTGMNALATLLFSLPVMLVAERWRRTGLALLVLLLVAQTGFGAWRMWQAGQEDAASNGDVIAMRIVQPAILQNEKWDDETRTAIFDRHIALSKQEPENGEPPQLIVWPETAAPWVLTSQPLALLAIARILDPGQFLLTGAVRAKEEGSSVSYTNAVLAIDDTGTIVDAADKVQLVPLGEYLPLADLFARFGLTELAVLPGGFKAGSRHELIELPGLAPILPLICYETIFPQEAAHLEENAGFLLNVTNDAWFGDTPGPAQHFRLSQYRAVLAARPVVRAANNGISGLIDPYGRVRDGLALNATGILDIDVSRTNSLQPWVYRSTVGIALLVAFGLLAFLLTLPSRRGLD, from the coding sequence ATGCTCGAGGACTGGGCAGGACGCATCGTTCTACTTTCCGGCTGGCGTCGTAACGGCCTGTCATTGCTGGCGGGCGCGCTCGGCAGTTTCGCGCAGGCGCCTTATGATTTTCCTTTTGTTTGTTTCGTCAGTTTTCCCATCCTGGTCCTGCTTCTTGACGGGATAGCCGACGGGGGCGGGGCGTTTAGGGCCCGCATCATTCCTGCCTTCTGCGCCGGTTTTTGGTTCGGCTTCGGCTGGTTCGCCGCCACGCTCTGGTGGATTGGCGCGGCCTTTTTCGTCGAGGCTGAGCTGCACGCTTGGATGGTGCCGATCGGCGTCATCATCCTGCCTGCCATTCTGGCCTGTTTTTATGGGGTCGCCACCGCACTGGCACGATTCGTGTGGGCTGATGATCTGGGTCGGCTTTTCGCACTGGCCGCCGCGTTCGGGGCGCTGGAATGGCTGCGCACATTTCTGTTCACCGGGTTTCCGTGGGCGCCTGTCGCGGCCGCGGCGATGCCGGTGCCGCTCCTGATGCAGCCTCTGCCTTTCATCGGCATGACGGGGATGAACGCTCTGGCGACCCTGCTGTTCAGTCTGCCGGTCATGCTCGTCGCGGAGAGATGGCGGCGGACGGGCCTTGCTCTTCTCGTTCTACTCTTGGTGGCGCAGACCGGCTTCGGCGCTTGGCGAATGTGGCAGGCCGGTCAGGAAGATGCAGCATCGAACGGCGATGTCATCGCTATGCGCATTGTCCAGCCCGCGATCTTGCAGAATGAAAAATGGGACGACGAGACGCGGACGGCGATCTTCGATCGACACATCGCCCTCAGCAAACAAGAGCCTGAAAACGGCGAGCCGCCGCAGCTCATCGTATGGCCGGAAACGGCCGCGCCCTGGGTGCTGACGAGCCAGCCGCTTGCGCTCCTTGCGATCGCCCGCATTCTCGATCCGGGGCAGTTTCTTCTGACGGGCGCGGTTCGTGCCAAGGAGGAGGGCTCATCGGTCAGTTATACCAACGCCGTCCTGGCGATTGACGACACGGGAACCATCGTTGACGCTGCGGACAAGGTGCAGCTGGTCCCGCTGGGCGAATATCTGCCGCTCGCCGATCTGTTCGCGCGGTTCGGTCTGACGGAGCTGGCGGTCCTTCCGGGCGGCTTCAAGGCTGGCAGCCGGCACGAATTGATCGAGTTGCCCGGTCTTGCGCCCATCCTTCCGCTGATCTGCTACGAGACAATCTTTCCACAGGAAGCGGCGCACCTGGAAGAGAATGCCGGGTTTCTTCTCAACGTGACCAACGATGCGTGGTTTGGAGATACGCCGGGTCCGGCTCAGCACTTCCGGCTTTCGCAATATCGCGCCGTGCTTGCGGCCCGTCCTGTCGTGCGAGCTGCCAATAATGGTATTTCGGGCCTGATCGATCCTTACGGCCGGGTCAGGGACGGACTCGCACTGAATGCAACCGGCATCCTTGATATCGACGTTTCAAGAACAAATTCCTTGCAACCATGGGTGTATCGATCTACGGTAGGAATTGCACTTTTGGTTGCGTTTGGGCTATTGGCTTTTCTCCTCACCCTGCCATCGCGGCGCGGTTTGGATTGA
- the ybeY gene encoding rRNA maturation RNase YbeY, producing the protein MPEREQLSGDDDRPPSPSDEGVELLLSIDSDDWGSQDVLEALARRAIEATLRETGLSFGEYCELSVVLTDDDAVHALNREWRQKDRPTNVLSFPAFDLAPGDPLPPMLGDIVVAHGVVTREANEATKSFDDHLTHLLVHGFLHLAGWDHETEDEADAMESIETAILARLSISDPYESRVGAAHATEAMRDGKSGDV; encoded by the coding sequence ATGCCTGAGCGCGAACAGTTGAGCGGAGATGACGACCGGCCTCCCAGTCCGTCTGACGAAGGCGTCGAACTTCTTCTTTCCATCGACAGTGATGATTGGGGCTCGCAGGACGTGCTCGAAGCTCTGGCGCGCCGCGCCATCGAGGCGACGCTGCGCGAAACCGGACTTTCCTTTGGCGAGTACTGCGAACTGTCCGTCGTGCTGACGGATGACGATGCCGTCCATGCGCTGAATAGGGAGTGGCGTCAGAAGGACCGGCCCACCAACGTTCTCTCTTTTCCGGCCTTTGATCTGGCCCCTGGCGATCCGCTGCCACCCATGCTCGGTGATATCGTGGTGGCTCATGGCGTCGTCACGCGCGAAGCCAATGAAGCCACCAAGAGCTTCGACGATCATCTGACGCACCTGCTGGTTCATGGCTTTCTGCATCTGGCCGGTTGGGATCACGAAACCGAAGACGAGGCCGATGCAATGGAGTCGATCGAGACGGCCATCCTTGCCCGCCTGTCCATATCGGATCCATATGAAAGCAGAGTCGGCGCCGCGCATGCGACTGAGGCGATGAGAGACGGGAAATCTGGCGATGTCTGA
- the miaB gene encoding tRNA (N6-isopentenyl adenosine(37)-C2)-methylthiotransferase MiaB: protein MTEHPNDTAIREIDEAAAPIIALDAGERSTHPKRVYVKTYGCQMNVYDSQRMGDALAAEGYQPVDSAEDADLVLLNTCHIREKAAEKVYSELGRLRDMKQERRADGREFLIGVTGCVAQAEGSEIVRRQKAVDMVIGPQTYHRLGEAVRRARSGETVVETDFPAEDKFDHLPLAKPKVTRKRGVTAFLTVQEGCDKFCTFCVVPYTRGAEVSRPLARLVEEARGLTEAGVREITLLGQNVNAWHGEDETGASIGLGGLVRTLAQLPGLERLRYTTSHPRDMDDALIEAHRELPVLMPYLHLPVQSGSDRILKAMNRKHTAAQYRAVIDRIRAARPDIALSGDFIVGFPGETEEDFEATLQLVRDVTYAQAFSFKYSSRPGTPGAELDDQVPEGVKDERLQRLQALLTEQQIAFGRSKIGETMDILLEKPGRKPGQLIGRSPWLQSVVIDQPIGEIGDLVTVTITEAGPNSLFAVPASSHMDKKQVS, encoded by the coding sequence ATGACCGAACATCCGAACGATACCGCCATCCGCGAGATCGATGAAGCGGCCGCGCCCATTATCGCCCTCGATGCGGGGGAGCGTTCCACCCATCCGAAGCGCGTTTATGTGAAGACCTATGGCTGCCAGATGAATGTCTATGACAGCCAGCGCATGGGCGATGCTCTGGCGGCAGAGGGCTATCAGCCTGTCGATAGCGCCGAGGATGCCGATCTTGTCCTGCTGAACACATGTCACATTCGCGAGAAGGCCGCGGAGAAGGTCTATTCGGAGCTCGGCCGGCTACGCGACATGAAGCAGGAAAGGCGGGCAGACGGCCGTGAATTCCTGATCGGCGTGACCGGCTGTGTGGCCCAGGCGGAAGGATCAGAGATCGTCCGGCGGCAGAAGGCCGTGGATATGGTGATCGGTCCCCAGACCTATCACCGCCTCGGCGAGGCCGTCCGCCGCGCGCGTTCCGGCGAAACCGTGGTCGAGACCGACTTTCCTGCAGAAGACAAGTTCGATCATCTGCCGCTCGCCAAACCAAAGGTGACACGCAAGCGCGGGGTCACCGCCTTTCTGACCGTTCAGGAAGGGTGCGACAAGTTCTGCACCTTCTGCGTCGTCCCCTATACGCGCGGTGCAGAGGTGTCCCGCCCGCTAGCGCGGCTGGTCGAAGAGGCGCGCGGACTGACCGAGGCAGGCGTGCGCGAGATCACGCTGCTTGGCCAGAACGTCAATGCCTGGCATGGCGAAGACGAAACCGGTGCTTCGATCGGTCTTGGCGGTCTTGTGCGCACCCTGGCGCAACTGCCGGGTCTGGAGAGGCTGCGGTACACGACGTCCCACCCGCGCGACATGGATGATGCGCTGATCGAGGCCCATCGCGAACTGCCTGTTCTGATGCCCTATCTGCACCTGCCGGTTCAGTCAGGCTCCGACCGCATTCTGAAGGCGATGAACCGCAAGCACACGGCCGCTCAATACCGCGCCGTGATCGACCGCATCCGCGCCGCGCGCCCCGATATCGCTCTGTCAGGGGACTTCATTGTCGGGTTCCCCGGTGAAACGGAAGAGGATTTCGAGGCGACACTGCAACTCGTTCGTGACGTGACCTACGCCCAGGCGTTCAGCTTCAAATATTCGTCGCGTCCCGGCACGCCGGGCGCCGAGCTCGACGATCAGGTGCCAGAAGGGGTGAAGGATGAGCGTCTACAGCGTCTCCAGGCGCTTCTGACCGAACAGCAAATCGCCTTTGGCCGGTCGAAGATCGGCGAGACCATGGATATTCTTCTGGAGAAACCGGGCCGCAAACCGGGCCAGTTGATCGGCCGTTCTCCTTGGCTTCAATCCGTCGTCATTGACCAGCCGATCGGCGAAATTGGCGATCTCGTAACCGTTACCATCACCGAAGCTGGGCCTAACTCTCTTTTCGCCGTGCCTGCCTCTTCCCATATGGATAAAAAACAAGTCTCATGA
- a CDS encoding hemolysin family protein, with protein MSDEIDDDRQSRPESEAPQAEEHQDRPGILSRIFGGRRQGSLRADLAEALESSDDDTESFSATEKAMLNNILRLREVRVEDVMIPRGDIEGVEINTTLGELMVLLETSGRSRMPVYADALDDPRGMVHIRDVLAHVTRKSCGREGPAPKHADGHIDTLAELADMNLTRIDLSKPLSELGLVRPVLFVPASMLAGDLMARMQAARIQMALVIDEYGGTDGLVSLEDIVEVVFGEIEDEHDDDEEPLISKRAEGVFIVDAKAEIENVASEIGEDFVADEEVLEDVDTVGGLLFNALGRVPARGEVVQAVPGWEFHVIDADPRRIKRVRIMRLRTDRRRRATRSGPETPVVPERGNGTS; from the coding sequence ATGTCTGACGAGATCGACGACGACCGACAATCACGGCCAGAATCCGAAGCGCCCCAAGCTGAAGAGCACCAGGACCGCCCCGGCATTCTGTCTCGTATTTTCGGCGGGCGAAGACAGGGCAGCCTCAGGGCGGATCTCGCTGAAGCGCTGGAATCATCCGACGACGATACCGAGAGCTTTTCCGCCACCGAAAAGGCGATGCTCAACAACATCCTTCGTCTTCGCGAAGTGCGGGTCGAGGATGTGATGATCCCGCGCGGCGACATTGAGGGCGTCGAGATCAATACCACGCTGGGCGAACTGATGGTTCTTCTCGAGACCTCGGGCCGCTCGCGCATGCCGGTCTACGCCGATGCGCTGGATGATCCGCGCGGCATGGTGCATATTCGCGACGTTCTGGCGCATGTGACCCGCAAGTCTTGCGGTCGCGAAGGGCCTGCGCCCAAACACGCCGACGGGCATATCGACACGCTGGCCGAACTTGCGGACATGAACCTCACCCGCATCGATCTCAGCAAACCGCTTTCGGAACTTGGTCTGGTTCGGCCCGTGCTCTTTGTGCCGGCCTCCATGCTGGCGGGCGATCTCATGGCGCGGATGCAGGCGGCACGCATTCAGATGGCGCTCGTCATCGATGAATATGGCGGGACCGACGGGCTCGTCTCGCTCGAAGATATCGTCGAGGTCGTGTTCGGCGAAATCGAAGATGAGCACGACGATGACGAGGAGCCGCTGATCAGCAAGCGTGCCGAAGGGGTGTTCATTGTCGATGCCAAGGCCGAAATCGAAAACGTCGCCAGCGAAATCGGCGAGGATTTCGTCGCCGACGAAGAAGTTCTCGAAGACGTCGATACGGTCGGTGGCCTGTTGTTCAACGCGCTCGGCCGTGTGCCGGCGCGCGGCGAGGTCGTCCAAGCCGTACCGGGCTGGGAGTTCCATGTCATCGATGCGGATCCCCGGCGCATCAAGCGTGTCCGCATCATGCGTCTGAGGACCGATCGCCGGCGGCGGGCTACGCGATCCGGACCTGAAACGCCTGTCGTTCCTGAGCGCGGTAACGGCACCAGCTGA
- a CDS encoding FAD-binding oxidoreductase has product MTHPVTIKSTAQITHNVDRLTVERPDGYEFTPGHATDVHVDKPGWEDEDRPFTFTGLTDAPDLEFTIKIYPSHDGVTEQIDRLEAGDRLVLDDPWGTIDYKGKGTFIAAGAGVTPFIAILRDLNAKDQIGGHRLIFTNKSEKDIILKEEWDAMEGLETLYTLTDQPESPHAIGRIDRTFLSQHVADFDQHFYICGPEAFVGDIKSALLDLGAKEDRIVFEDGMDG; this is encoded by the coding sequence ATGACCCATCCGGTCACGATCAAATCCACCGCGCAGATAACGCATAATGTCGACCGGCTTACGGTCGAAAGGCCGGATGGCTACGAGTTCACGCCGGGCCATGCGACGGACGTTCATGTCGACAAACCGGGCTGGGAAGACGAGGACCGCCCCTTCACCTTTACGGGGCTGACGGACGCGCCCGATCTCGAATTCACCATCAAGATTTATCCGAGCCATGACGGTGTGACAGAGCAGATCGATCGCCTCGAAGCGGGCGATCGGCTGGTACTCGATGATCCCTGGGGGACGATCGACTACAAGGGAAAGGGCACGTTCATCGCTGCTGGTGCAGGCGTCACGCCCTTCATCGCCATTTTGCGCGACCTGAATGCGAAGGATCAGATCGGCGGCCACCGGTTGATCTTCACCAACAAGTCGGAGAAAGACATCATTCTGAAAGAAGAGTGGGATGCCATGGAGGGGCTGGAGACGCTCTATACGCTGACGGACCAGCCCGAGAGCCCGCATGCCATCGGCCGGATCGATCGTACGTTTCTTTCGCAGCATGTCGCCGACTTCGACCAGCACTTCTATATTTGCGGCCCCGAAGCCTTCGTCGGCGACATAAAGTCGGCCCTGCTCGATCTGGGTGCGAAGGAGGACAGGATCGTCTTCGAGGACGGCATGGATGGCTGA
- a CDS encoding PhoH family protein produces MAHLVLAFDDNRLASELFGQFDQHLARIERALNVDLRPRGNEVTIRGGSDAAEQARRALDFLYDLLEKGAEIAPSDVDGAIRMAVAADDQLDLPNIGGGHVAAAQISTRKKTIYARSPNQDAYMRALDRAELVFGIGPAGTGKTYLAVAHAAMLLERGIVERIILSRPAVEAGERLGFLPGDMKEKVDPYLRPLYDALYDMMPADKVERALTAGVIEIAPLAFMRGRTLSHACVILDEAQNTTSMQMKMFLTRLGEGGRMIVTGDPSQIDLPRGAKSGLVEALHVLGDVPGIVKVRFRDVDVVRHPLVAEIVRAYEREGEKQTIARYTADDDGSDGSKASGDA; encoded by the coding sequence ATGGCTCACCTAGTGCTTGCCTTTGACGATAATCGACTGGCCAGTGAACTTTTCGGTCAATTCGACCAGCATCTGGCGAGGATCGAACGAGCCCTGAATGTGGATCTGCGACCACGGGGCAACGAGGTGACGATCCGCGGCGGCTCCGATGCCGCGGAACAGGCGCGTCGCGCGCTAGATTTTCTCTACGACCTTTTGGAAAAGGGGGCCGAGATCGCCCCGTCGGACGTCGATGGCGCGATTCGCATGGCGGTCGCTGCCGACGATCAGCTCGATCTGCCGAATATTGGCGGCGGGCATGTCGCCGCCGCCCAGATATCGACGCGCAAGAAGACGATCTATGCGCGCTCGCCCAACCAGGATGCCTATATGCGGGCGCTCGACCGGGCCGAACTGGTATTCGGCATCGGGCCGGCGGGCACCGGCAAGACCTATCTGGCCGTGGCGCACGCTGCCATGCTTCTGGAGCGCGGAATCGTCGAGCGTATCATCCTGTCCCGGCCCGCCGTTGAGGCCGGAGAGCGACTGGGCTTTCTGCCCGGCGACATGAAGGAGAAGGTCGATCCCTATCTCCGCCCCCTCTATGACGCGCTCTACGATATGATGCCGGCTGACAAGGTCGAGCGTGCCTTGACTGCGGGCGTCATCGAAATCGCGCCACTGGCCTTCATGCGCGGCCGCACGCTCAGCCATGCCTGTGTCATTCTGGACGAGGCGCAGAACACCACATCGATGCAGATGAAGATGTTTCTGACACGCCTTGGCGAGGGTGGCCGCATGATCGTGACAGGTGACCCAAGTCAGATCGATCTGCCGCGCGGCGCGAAAAGCGGTCTTGTCGAAGCCCTTCATGTGCTCGGGGACGTTCCGGGGATCGTCAAGGTCCGCTTCCGCGATGTCGATGTGGTTCGCCATCCGCTCGTCGCTGAAATCGTGCGCGCCTATGAGCGCGAAGGTGAAAAGCAGACCATCGCCCGTTACACGGCCGATGATGACGGCTCGGACGGATCGAAAGCGAGCGGCGATGCCTGA
- the trmB gene encoding tRNA (guanine(46)-N(7))-methyltransferase TrmB gives MEQDEKRKSRATEAFFGRRKGKALRPKQAAQLERVRNERVIDLAEHPPADLRDLFDQPVDAVRLEIGFGGGEHLHHESGRFPKMGFIGVEPFVNGFAKMATALDEDDRPNLRLYDDDATELLNWLPDNCLVGIDLLYPDPWPKKRHWKRRFVNDANLDRFARVLAPGGLFRFASDIDTYVTWTLQHCRRHPAFQWKAAGPQDWRTPYDGWPGTRYEAKAIREGRPPAYLIFQRV, from the coding sequence ATGGAACAGGACGAGAAAAGGAAGAGCCGGGCGACCGAAGCGTTTTTCGGTCGCCGCAAGGGCAAGGCGTTGCGGCCGAAACAGGCCGCGCAGCTTGAACGGGTCCGCAATGAACGGGTGATCGACCTGGCCGAGCACCCGCCTGCCGATCTGCGCGATCTGTTCGATCAGCCGGTCGATGCCGTGCGTCTGGAAATCGGCTTCGGCGGCGGCGAGCATCTGCATCATGAAAGCGGCCGCTTTCCCAAGATGGGCTTCATCGGCGTTGAGCCTTTCGTCAACGGCTTCGCCAAGATGGCGACCGCTCTGGATGAAGACGACCGCCCAAACCTTCGCTTGTATGACGATGACGCCACCGAGCTGCTCAACTGGCTGCCGGACAATTGCCTGGTCGGAATCGATCTTCTCTACCCCGACCCTTGGCCGAAGAAGCGACACTGGAAGCGGCGTTTCGTCAATGACGCCAATCTGGACCGCTTCGCCCGCGTTCTTGCGCCGGGCGGCCTGTTTCGTTTCGCGTCCGACATCGACACCTATGTGACCTGGACGCTGCAGCATTGCCGTCGCCACCCGGCCTTCCAATGGAAAGCAGCCGGGCCACAAGACTGGCGCACCCCGTACGATGGGTGGCCCGGCACCCGGTATGAGGCGAAAGCGATCAGGGAAGGGCGGCCGCCTGCCTATCTGATCTTTCAGCGCGTCTGA
- the rimP gene encoding ribosome maturation factor RimP: MDDRIIHETGIEARVAAIIEPVMQAMDFRLVRVRITGQNGKTLQIFAERNDGTMTVEDCEELSRAISPALDVDDPIEGAYHLEVSSPGIDRPLVAKSDFRNWEGHLAKIETSVILSGRRKFRGFIEAVTGEGFTLRRDTLGYGDEAEVAIPFDTVSDARLVLTDDLIRDALAKERAARKAQKKGLDSDNDNEDSADTAED, translated from the coding sequence ATGGATGACCGCATCATTCATGAAACCGGTATCGAGGCGCGGGTTGCCGCGATTATCGAGCCGGTCATGCAGGCCATGGATTTTCGCTTGGTCCGCGTGCGGATTACCGGCCAGAACGGCAAGACATTACAGATTTTTGCGGAGCGGAACGACGGCACGATGACCGTCGAAGACTGCGAGGAGCTGTCGCGTGCTATTTCGCCGGCACTCGATGTCGACGATCCGATCGAGGGCGCCTACCATCTCGAGGTGTCGTCCCCGGGTATCGACAGGCCGCTGGTTGCCAAGAGCGATTTCCGCAATTGGGAAGGCCATCTTGCCAAGATTGAGACGAGCGTGATCCTGTCGGGTCGTCGCAAGTTCCGCGGCTTCATCGAAGCCGTGACCGGCGAGGGGTTCACCCTGCGGCGCGATACACTCGGCTATGGCGATGAGGCCGAAGTCGCGATCCCGTTCGATACGGTGTCGGACGCAAGGCTGGTACTGACCGATGATCTGATCCGCGACGCTCTCGCCAAGGAACGCGCCGCCCGCAAGGCCCAGAAAAAGGGCCTTGATAGCGACAATGATAACGAGGATTCCGCCGATACGGCGGAGGATTAA
- a CDS encoding helix-turn-helix domain-containing protein: MADIKKKPNPIDIHVGSRIRLRRNMIGMSQEKLGDNLGITFQQIQKYEKGTNRVGASRLQAISEILQVPVSFFFEGAPGHEGKAGGGFSEASSANYVVDFLNSTEGLQLNRAFIKIGDPKVRRRVIDLVRALGEMEES, translated from the coding sequence ATGGCTGATATTAAAAAGAAGCCCAACCCGATCGATATACATGTCGGCAGTCGTATTCGGTTGAGGCGAAATATGATCGGGATGAGCCAGGAGAAACTCGGCGATAATCTCGGAATTACATTCCAGCAAATTCAGAAATACGAGAAGGGAACCAATCGCGTCGGTGCAAGCCGGCTTCAGGCGATTAGCGAGATCCTTCAGGTGCCCGTTTCGTTTTTTTTCGAAGGTGCGCCGGGACACGAGGGAAAAGCGGGCGGCGGTTTCAGCGAAGCCAGCAGTGCCAACTACGTGGTGGATTTCCTCAATTCGACCGAAGGCCTTCAGCTCAACCGCGCTTTCATCAAGATCGGCGACCCGAAGGTTCGCCGGCGCGTGATCGATCTCGTTCGAGCCTTGGGCGAGATGGAAGAGAGCTGA
- the metK gene encoding methionine adenosyltransferase: protein MSRQNYLFTSESVSEGHPDKVCDRISDEIVDLIYKEARKTGVDPRSVRVACETLTTTNRVIIAGEVRLPPSLMKKDKNGNDVINPTRFRSAARRAIRDIGYEQDGFHWKTCKIDVLLHSQSADIAQGVDSAADRQGEEGAGDQGIMFGYACNETPDLMPAPIWYSHRILQLLSEARHAGEGDATKLGPDAKSQVTVRYADGKPKEATQIVLSTQHIDESWDNKKVRQVVEPYIRQALEEGGLAIADDCNWYINPTGKFVIGGPDGDAGLTGRKIIVDTYGGMAPHGGGAFSGKDTTKVDRSAAYAARYLAKNVVAAGLAERCTIQLSYAIGVAQPLSVYVDLHGTGKVTEESVEKAVREVMDLSPSGIRKHLDLNKPIYAQTAAYGHFGRKPGRGGSFSWEKTDLKKALKDAVKLAGN from the coding sequence GTGTCACGACAGAATTATCTCTTTACCAGCGAATCGGTTTCCGAGGGTCACCCGGACAAGGTTTGCGACCGCATCTCCGACGAGATCGTGGATCTGATATATAAGGAAGCGCGCAAGACCGGTGTCGACCCGAGATCGGTTCGTGTCGCCTGCGAAACGCTGACGACCACCAATCGGGTCATCATCGCCGGCGAAGTGCGTCTGCCGCCGAGCCTGATGAAGAAGGACAAGAACGGCAACGACGTCATCAATCCGACTCGCTTCCGTTCAGCAGCGCGCCGTGCGATCCGCGATATCGGATACGAACAGGACGGTTTCCACTGGAAGACCTGCAAGATCGACGTGCTGCTCCACAGCCAGAGCGCCGATATCGCGCAGGGCGTGGACAGTGCCGCCGACCGGCAGGGCGAGGAAGGCGCCGGCGATCAGGGCATCATGTTCGGCTACGCCTGCAATGAAACGCCCGATCTGATGCCCGCGCCGATCTGGTATTCGCACCGGATCCTCCAGCTTCTTTCCGAAGCCCGCCATGCCGGTGAAGGCGATGCAACGAAACTTGGCCCAGACGCAAAGAGCCAGGTGACCGTGCGCTACGCGGACGGCAAGCCGAAGGAAGCGACGCAGATCGTCCTGTCCACCCAGCACATTGACGAAAGCTGGGACAACAAGAAGGTCCGGCAGGTCGTCGAGCCCTACATCCGGCAGGCGCTGGAAGAAGGCGGACTGGCGATTGCCGACGATTGCAACTGGTACATCAATCCGACGGGCAAGTTCGTCATTGGCGGTCCCGATGGCGATGCCGGCCTCACCGGCCGTAAGATCATCGTCGACACCTATGGCGGCATGGCGCCGCATGGCGGCGGCGCGTTCTCCGGCAAGGACACCACGAAGGTGGACCGTTCGGCAGCTTATGCCGCTCGCTATCTTGCCAAGAATGTGGTGGCCGCGGGTCTCGCCGAGCGCTGCACCATCCAGCTCTCTTACGCAATCGGTGTCGCGCAGCCGCTCTCGGTCTATGTCGATCTTCACGGCACCGGCAAGGTGACCGAGGAGTCGGTCGAAAAGGCTGTGCGAGAGGTGATGGACCTCTCGCCGTCCGGTATCCGCAAGCATCTCGATCTCAACAAGCCGATTTACGCTCAGACGGCAGCTTACGGCCATTTCGGCAGGAAGCCGGGCCGGGGCGGATCCTTCTCCTGGGAGAAGACCGATCTGAAGAAGGCATTGAAAGACGCGGTCAAGCTCGCCGGCAACTGA